Part of the Gemmatimonas sp. UBA7669 genome, CCGTCTGCGGGCCGACACTCTCCGGATGCTCCTCGAGGAGTTCGAGCAGATCCGGAACGATCAGCGCCGCAAGCGGCCGGTCTTCGTTGGCTCGTGGCGTCATGGGCGAAGGGGCGGCGGGCTGAGGGGCAACTTAGCGGTCCCCCTGCGAGGCGCAAAGCATGACGGCAGTTAACGTTCCGGCTCGGACTCCCGGTCGCCCAGGACGGGCAGGCCCGCGGACTCGGTGCGCAACCCGGCCAGCGTCAGTCCGGCGGCGGCCAGGGCCTCCTCGATGACCACGGCGGGCAGCGCAGCGCCCGCCTCGAGCACCGCCCCGCGCATGCTCACCTCAGCACTTTCCACGCCCGGGATGCTGCCCAGCGCCGTGCGGGCGGCGCGCACCGCGTGTACCGAAAGCAGGCCGTCGATCTGCACGTGGATGCGCTGTCGTGTCATCTTTCAATTTCCACGGCTCACGTCTCCCGTTCAATGCCCGGCTGTGGTTCCGCCTTTACCCGTTGCCTGCATGCTGCGTGTTGCCTTCATCGGCCTCGGTGCCATCGGGGCCCCCATGGCGCGCCACCTGGCGCACCCGGATTTCGACCTTGTCGTTTGGAACCGCACGCGGGCCAAGGCCGACGCCTTTGCTGCGGCCACTGGAGCTCGTGTTGCCAACACGCCGGCCGACGCGGCGGTGGGCCGTGACGTGGTCGTGACCTGTCTGCCCGTCTCACGCGACGTGCAGTCGCTGCTGGATGGTCCTGACGGGATATTGGCCACCATGAAGAGCGGCGCCGTGCTGGTGGACTGCACCTCGGGTGATGGCGCCACGTCGCGGCAGATCGCCGCACAGTTGGCCGTGCATGGCGTGGGCTTTCTCGATGCGCCCGTCTCGGGCGGCGTGGCCGGCGCCGAGCAGGGCACCCTCACGGTCATGGTGGGCGGCGACGCCGACATCCTCGCCACCGTGCGTCCGGTGCTCGAGCGCTTCGGACAGCGTATCGTCCACTGCGGCCCCGTTGGCGCGGGCGATGCACTCAAGGCCGTCAACAACGCGCTGCTGGCCATGCACATCTGGGGCACGGCCGAAGGGCTGGTGGCGCTCGAGAAGGCGGGGGTGAACGCCGATGTGGCGCTCGAAGTGCTCAACACCTCCAGTGGTCGCTCCAACGCGAGCATGAATCTCTTCCCGGATCGCGTGCTCACGCGCGCCTTCCCGCGCACGTTCCGTCTGGCGCTGCTCGACAAGGATGTGGGCATCGCCGCCGCCCTCGCACGCGACACGCAGGTGGTGGCGCCGTTGCTGCAACTCACGTCAGAGCTGTTCCGTCAGGCGCATCGTGAGCTGGGCGAGGAGGCCGATCACGTGGAGGCGGTGCAGGTGGTCGAGCGTCTTGCCGGCGCCACCATTCGCGGGCGTGGAGCGGCGGACACATGAATCACACCCATGCCGCGCCGTTGCACGCTGCACCGACCATTGCCTCGCTCGATGCCATTCGCGCGCAGTTCCCCGCGCTGGCGCGGCGTGAAGGCGATGTGCCGGTGGCGTACTTCGACGGACCCGGTGGCACGCAGGTGCCACGTGCGGTGGTCGACGCCATGACGTACTACCTGCTGCATCACAACGCCAACACCCACTGGGCCTATCCCACCAGCGTGGAAACGGACGCCTTGCTGGCGCAGGCGCGCGCCACGCTGGCCGATTTCCTCGGCGCCTCCGCTGACGAGATCGCGTTTGGCAGCAACATGACCACGCTGCTGTTTCACATCGCGCGCGCCATCGGACGGCAGTTGCAGCCGGGCGACGAAATCATCGTCACGGAGCTCGACCACCACGCCAATGTGGCGCCCTGGCAGGCGCTGGCACGCGAGCGCGGGG contains:
- a CDS encoding NAD(P)-dependent oxidoreductase encodes the protein MLRVAFIGLGAIGAPMARHLAHPDFDLVVWNRTRAKADAFAAATGARVANTPADAAVGRDVVVTCLPVSRDVQSLLDGPDGILATMKSGAVLVDCTSGDGATSRQIAAQLAVHGVGFLDAPVSGGVAGAEQGTLTVMVGGDADILATVRPVLERFGQRIVHCGPVGAGDALKAVNNALLAMHIWGTAEGLVALEKAGVNADVALEVLNTSSGRSNASMNLFPDRVLTRAFPRTFRLALLDKDVGIAAALARDTQVVAPLLQLTSELFRQAHRELGEEADHVEAVQVVERLAGATIRGRGAADT